A genomic window from Promicromonospora sukumoe includes:
- a CDS encoding helix-turn-helix domain-containing protein, with product MGTRRTSARGRRDLLVARRNLVGLSQEALAAQLQIDRTTVARWERGEVAPALWVRPMLAEALQVTLADLADLLAVEPAPSGSLEHTARGVESGPHQPSTVEHRPISPGMHAALRWIDDAAGLAPGEAKQRVEALSQGGDPRPQVLPQVVRADVGRREIVAALASYYEFRDGWQPYTARTELGTLSTSILTRPDWLDLALPIGEEVDGLRLDAAPVARPTLDDVGRDAALQRAAEVERFGTTMVNRDLYRLIDLTISRAGMKGRLAQADFIHYALTLDLLENELVDAIATNPRPRPGDLPLRDRYLPDLSAVLDVGTRLCAGGALALTAIARPKTWRHDGDYLLLIQERSNQVLNGSRRLSVIPKGFHGPLVDVADDAPIGATLAREMEEELFGRADVDSTVSESRQADPMHFSRLSEPMAWLMERADERTWRMECTGFGYNLLTGNYEFASLVVIDDEEWWARFGGQIEANWESNNLRRYSSRDRFLLDTLAHEPAWSTEGLFALLQGFRRLTEIGPERVDLPRVEWGT from the coding sequence TTGGGAACCAGGCGAACATCAGCGCGGGGACGGCGCGACCTGCTCGTCGCGCGCCGGAATCTGGTCGGGCTGTCCCAGGAAGCCTTGGCAGCACAGCTCCAGATCGATCGGACGACCGTCGCACGCTGGGAGCGGGGCGAGGTCGCACCGGCCCTGTGGGTCCGCCCGATGCTGGCCGAGGCACTCCAGGTCACTCTGGCCGATTTGGCTGACCTCCTAGCCGTCGAGCCGGCGCCCAGCGGGAGTCTGGAGCACACCGCACGGGGCGTCGAGTCAGGCCCGCACCAGCCGAGCACAGTGGAACATCGCCCGATCTCGCCCGGGATGCATGCAGCCCTCAGATGGATCGACGACGCTGCCGGACTCGCTCCAGGGGAGGCGAAGCAAAGAGTCGAGGCGCTGTCGCAAGGTGGAGACCCCAGGCCGCAGGTCCTGCCGCAAGTCGTTCGTGCCGATGTCGGTCGGCGGGAGATCGTCGCTGCTCTGGCGAGCTACTACGAGTTTCGTGACGGCTGGCAGCCATACACGGCGCGCACAGAGCTCGGCACACTGTCCACGAGCATCCTGACCCGACCAGACTGGCTCGACCTGGCTCTACCGATCGGCGAGGAGGTAGACGGCCTCCGCCTCGACGCTGCACCGGTTGCCCGACCGACACTTGACGACGTCGGCCGTGACGCGGCGCTGCAACGAGCCGCGGAGGTCGAGCGTTTCGGAACAACGATGGTGAACCGGGATCTGTACCGTCTCATCGACCTCACGATCAGCCGAGCAGGGATGAAAGGCCGTCTCGCCCAGGCGGACTTCATCCATTACGCCCTCACGCTGGACCTGCTTGAGAACGAACTGGTGGATGCCATCGCCACCAACCCGCGGCCGCGGCCAGGCGACCTTCCGTTGCGTGACCGCTACCTACCCGACCTGTCAGCCGTCCTCGACGTCGGCACGCGGCTATGCGCCGGCGGTGCTCTCGCGCTAACTGCGATCGCTCGACCGAAGACCTGGCGCCACGATGGCGACTACCTGCTGCTGATCCAAGAACGTTCCAACCAGGTACTCAACGGCAGCCGACGGCTCTCCGTGATACCCAAGGGATTCCACGGCCCACTGGTCGACGTCGCCGATGATGCGCCGATCGGGGCAACGCTTGCGCGAGAGATGGAAGAAGAGCTCTTCGGGCGGGCTGACGTCGACTCCACGGTCTCCGAGTCCCGGCAGGCCGACCCGATGCACTTCAGCCGCCTTTCTGAACCGATGGCATGGCTGATGGAGCGTGCCGATGAGCGGACCTGGCGCATGGAGTGCACCGGATTCGGGTACAACCTCTTGACCGGTAACTATGAGTTCGCAAGCCTCGTCGTCATCGACGACGAGGAGTGGTGGGCCCGTTTCGGAGGCCAGATCGAAGCCAACTGGGAGTCCAACAACCTGCGCCGCTACTCCAGCCGAGACCGCTTCCTGCTGGATACACTCGCGCACGAACCGGCCTGGAGCACCGAGGGCCTGTTTGCTCTACTCCAAGGCTTCCGCCGCCTCACCGAGATCGGACCTGAGCGCGTCGATCTGCCGCGCGTTGAATGGGGAACGTGA
- a CDS encoding lasso RiPP family leader peptide-containing protein, whose translation MQETETYSTPVVADLGSVAEVTLGKYAEDSQDEGRYFE comes from the coding sequence ATGCAGGAGACGGAAACCTACAGCACCCCCGTGGTGGCCGACCTCGGTTCGGTCGCTGAGGTCACGCTCGGCAAGTACGCCGAGGACTCGCAGGACGAGGGCCGCTACTTCGAGTGA
- a CDS encoding albusnodin/ikarugamycin family macrolactam cyclase, with translation MVWLAGASAAIPGPGQARQLWGGERPVWVVDEPDRPETVVRMVEDGTQRLAVVGDVWLSGGELARGLAHVRRSDWHELTRWPGSYWVVADTGRSTVVLTDLCGQRPVYHARSDDVALWATQAKPLAHATKAAIDQAGMVHRLVVPTLGDLVGAHTTFAGVHRVPGGHALTLTARSRHVDPYEPDQQPTTFAESAVRLRDALTTAIEARTTSPAETITADFSGGLDSTTLALLTARAGRDVLGVTLADRLNPNDDVSYAVLAATAEPRLRHELVAPEPPPTFFNDLLEAPITDQPHSDAGRWARKWSYQRHAVAAGSTLHLTGSGGDLLLAAPATCLADLAASGHHLTLWRAARARARLRHRPVYDVAQNAYQLADTSYPDALRQLAAAIRLGGQRAHGRRPLRWLVPSGVAAWLTPNARIGLLTSISDLATVAPRGYGSMSRRRARDEVREFGTYQAELNAQAASLGLRLHTPFLDNEVVRACVALPPYLHNHPHRQKPLMAEALRGLVPSSLLDRRTKGVYGAAGYVGVARNIEVIRCLLDSSELVATGLLDADAVAHDLALAAAGIPTRFAALESVITAELWLSQYRAETSVPQWEVTAHAH, from the coding sequence ATGGTCTGGCTCGCTGGAGCATCGGCCGCGATTCCCGGGCCAGGACAAGCACGACAGCTGTGGGGCGGAGAGCGGCCCGTCTGGGTCGTCGACGAGCCGGACCGGCCCGAGACGGTCGTGCGCATGGTGGAGGACGGGACACAGCGCCTCGCCGTCGTCGGTGACGTCTGGCTGTCGGGCGGTGAGCTGGCACGCGGTCTGGCGCACGTCCGGCGAAGCGACTGGCACGAGCTGACGCGCTGGCCAGGCTCGTACTGGGTGGTCGCCGATACGGGTAGGAGCACAGTCGTTCTGACCGACCTGTGCGGGCAGCGCCCGGTCTACCACGCACGCTCGGATGACGTCGCCCTCTGGGCCACACAGGCCAAGCCGCTTGCGCACGCCACCAAGGCCGCCATCGACCAGGCCGGGATGGTGCATCGGCTGGTGGTCCCCACGCTCGGTGATCTGGTCGGTGCGCACACCACGTTCGCCGGCGTCCACCGCGTACCCGGTGGCCACGCCCTGACGCTGACCGCACGATCGCGCCACGTCGATCCCTACGAGCCGGACCAACAGCCGACGACGTTCGCGGAGTCCGCCGTGCGGCTGCGGGATGCCCTAACCACCGCTATCGAGGCGCGCACCACTAGCCCCGCCGAGACCATCACCGCCGATTTCTCGGGCGGGCTGGATTCGACCACGCTCGCGCTTCTCACGGCTCGGGCTGGGCGGGATGTGCTGGGCGTGACGCTCGCTGACCGGCTCAACCCCAACGACGATGTTTCCTACGCCGTCCTCGCCGCGACCGCTGAGCCCCGCCTACGGCACGAGCTGGTAGCCCCTGAACCGCCGCCAACATTCTTCAACGATCTGCTCGAGGCCCCAATCACCGATCAGCCGCACTCGGATGCCGGGCGGTGGGCTCGCAAATGGTCCTACCAGCGCCACGCCGTAGCGGCTGGCAGCACGCTCCACCTGACCGGGTCGGGCGGGGATCTGCTGCTTGCTGCACCCGCGACCTGCCTGGCAGACCTTGCAGCAAGCGGCCACCACCTCACGCTGTGGCGCGCTGCCAGGGCGCGCGCCCGGCTCAGGCACCGACCCGTCTACGACGTCGCCCAGAATGCCTACCAGTTGGCAGACACCTCCTATCCTGATGCGCTCCGCCAACTAGCAGCGGCCATCCGGCTGGGTGGTCAGCGTGCACACGGGCGTCGGCCACTGCGCTGGTTGGTTCCAAGTGGCGTTGCCGCTTGGCTGACCCCCAATGCTCGGATTGGCCTGCTGACCAGCATCTCGGATCTGGCAACTGTCGCTCCGCGCGGCTACGGCTCGATGAGCAGGCGTCGTGCGCGGGACGAGGTGCGCGAGTTCGGCACCTACCAGGCCGAGCTCAACGCGCAGGCAGCCTCGCTCGGCCTGCGGCTGCACACCCCCTTCCTGGACAACGAAGTCGTCCGGGCATGCGTGGCGCTGCCGCCCTACCTCCATAACCATCCGCACCGCCAGAAGCCGCTCATGGCCGAAGCCCTGCGCGGTCTGGTGCCGAGCAGCCTGCTCGACCGCCGCACCAAGGGCGTCTACGGCGCGGCTGGCTATGTCGGTGTCGCCCGGAACATCGAGGTCATTCGGTGCTTGCTCGATTCGTCCGAGCTGGTTGCTACCGGCCTCCTCGACGCCGATGCGGTCGCGCACGACCTCGCGCTCGCCGCCGCTGGCATCCCGACCCGCTTCGCGGCCCTGGAGTCGGTCATCACGGCCGAACTGTGGCTCAGCCAGTACCGCGCCGAGACCAGCGTCCCGCAGTGGGAGGTGACCGCACATGCGCACTGA
- a CDS encoding PqqD family protein has translation MRTEPLTFLKPPRYVRATITRQGGMVLDLRGRGRWRALSPVAAAWWQCLATGMSVTATADHIAARYGISQERARRDGDALVRDLHGRGLLRPPYRSRKDRAI, from the coding sequence ATGCGCACTGAGCCGTTGACGTTCCTCAAGCCGCCGCGCTACGTGCGCGCCACGATCACCCGACAGGGCGGCATGGTCCTCGACCTACGCGGCCGAGGACGCTGGCGCGCCCTGAGCCCGGTAGCCGCAGCGTGGTGGCAGTGCTTAGCCACGGGCATGAGCGTCACCGCAACCGCCGACCACATCGCCGCCCGCTACGGGATCTCTCAGGAGCGAGCACGGCGTGACGGCGATGCACTCGTCCGAGACCTGCACGGGCGCGGCCTGCTGCGGCCGCCCTATCGCTCACGAAAGGACCGTGCGATATGA
- a CDS encoding lasso peptide biosynthesis B2 protein, translating to MSIAMATQIAPTRPAPGHAVIAITSLLIAVGMLRLLPLRAVLALAGSVQQVAPRHASLDVAREVIRARDWAAAHYPGRATCLDLSLTAFLIAAWRGRHVSWCIGCRFNPSESHAWIEVDGEPVAEPGMFDDPFHVTIRL from the coding sequence ATGAGCATCGCCATGGCGACCCAGATCGCACCGACCCGCCCAGCACCCGGCCATGCGGTGATAGCCATCACCAGCCTGCTTATCGCCGTGGGCATGCTCCGACTGCTACCACTGCGCGCCGTCCTCGCACTGGCTGGAAGCGTCCAGCAAGTCGCGCCGCGGCATGCTTCGCTGGATGTCGCCCGCGAGGTCATCCGCGCTAGGGACTGGGCAGCCGCGCACTACCCAGGCCGGGCCACCTGCCTCGACCTCTCGCTCACTGCTTTCCTGATCGCCGCCTGGCGAGGGCGTCACGTCAGCTGGTGCATCGGCTGCCGCTTCAACCCGAGCGAGTCACACGCCTGGATCGAAGTCGACGGCGAGCCAGTGGCTGAGCCCGGCATGTTCGATGACCCCTTCCACGTGACCATCCGCCTGTGA
- a CDS encoding protein-L-isoaspartate O-methyltransferase family protein → MDAAARAIPAELYHGADGKAVRPCTPAPVTLRHLRMLDVRPEMRVLEIGTGSGYSAALLSHLVGPTGVVVTVDISADLSERARGLFAEHRHQVQAIHGDGMYGWPEGAPYDRIFVGTTPPQIPAAWLDQLAPGGELIAGCLLSSLPGAYAVAQIRNTPDGEPDVFVLAGGYTPTIGDEKPQAATYVTADDDDRFDLATNATITEDAARELLAALRVGRATTWTTEPDDYLHLKNWLIARDPEGLLVTTTELGTGIGLGSLGGEPDAAFVTGTHLVTRPANSAVGTRLHDLITNWRLVGSPTTHELPARLVRSENGYTVTVQPLT, encoded by the coding sequence GTGGACGCGGCCGCCCGCGCCATCCCCGCAGAGCTCTACCACGGGGCGGACGGCAAAGCGGTGCGCCCGTGCACCCCGGCGCCCGTCACGCTGCGCCACCTGCGGATGCTCGACGTACGACCAGAGATGCGCGTCCTGGAAATCGGCACCGGCTCGGGCTACTCGGCCGCACTCCTGTCCCACCTCGTCGGCCCCACCGGCGTCGTGGTTACGGTCGACATCTCTGCCGACCTCTCCGAGCGAGCGCGGGGCCTCTTCGCCGAGCACAGGCACCAGGTGCAAGCCATCCACGGTGACGGCATGTACGGCTGGCCTGAGGGCGCACCCTACGACCGCATTTTCGTCGGTACCACGCCACCCCAGATCCCTGCCGCGTGGCTCGACCAGCTCGCCCCCGGCGGTGAGCTCATCGCCGGCTGCCTGCTGTCGTCGCTACCCGGTGCCTATGCGGTCGCCCAGATCCGCAACACACCCGACGGCGAGCCGGACGTCTTCGTCCTCGCCGGTGGCTACACGCCCACCATCGGGGACGAGAAGCCGCAGGCAGCCACCTACGTGACCGCGGACGACGACGACAGGTTCGACCTCGCGACCAACGCCACGATCACCGAGGACGCCGCCCGCGAGCTCCTGGCCGCCCTGCGCGTCGGCCGAGCCACCACGTGGACTACCGAGCCGGACGACTACCTGCACCTCAAGAACTGGCTCATCGCTCGCGACCCCGAAGGGCTTCTGGTCACCACCACCGAACTCGGAACGGGCATCGGGCTCGGGTCTCTTGGCGGCGAACCGGACGCTGCCTTCGTCACAGGCACACACCTGGTGACCCGTCCGGCCAACTCGGCCGTGGGTACCAGGCTGCACGACCTCATCACCAACTGGCGGCTGGTCGGTTCGCCCACCACCCATGAGCTCCCGGCGCGACTTGTCCGCTCGGAGAACGGCTACACCGTCACCGTCCAGCCACTTACCTAG
- a CDS encoding MFS transporter, which produces MPVALWALAIGGFGIGLTEFVIMGLLPEVSADFGVTETVAGYLISGYALSVAVGAVGLTAALTRVDRKKALLGLMILFIAGNLVSAVAPTYELMMLGRVVAALCHGAFFGIGAVVAADLVARDRRAAAISIMFAGLTVANVLGVPFGTLLGQAAGWRSTFWAITGIGVLAFIGITLLVPARVGVPDDAGPSGQAGPGLRGELAAFRAPQVWLSIVVTVLGFGGMFGAFTYMAFTLTEVSGFASSTVPWLLILFGAGLFAGNLVGGKAADKNLGATLLTLLVLLTVVLAVFALTATSQVATMISLVLMGAVGFATVPGLQMRVMRHASAAPTLASGANIAAFNLGNAFGAWLGGLTLAAGLGYTSPLWAGAVVTLAGLVVMVVATLARGGERAEARAGRLDPEQLADEVRPAVPAGHLVEQ; this is translated from the coding sequence ATGCCTGTCGCCCTGTGGGCCCTCGCCATCGGGGGCTTCGGGATCGGCCTCACCGAGTTCGTCATCATGGGCCTGCTGCCCGAGGTGTCCGCGGACTTCGGCGTCACCGAGACCGTCGCCGGATACCTCATCTCCGGCTACGCGCTGTCCGTCGCGGTCGGCGCCGTCGGCCTCACCGCCGCGCTGACCCGGGTGGACCGCAAGAAGGCCCTGCTCGGCCTGATGATCCTGTTCATCGCGGGCAACCTGGTGTCCGCCGTCGCGCCCACCTACGAGCTGATGATGCTCGGCCGGGTCGTCGCGGCGCTGTGCCACGGCGCGTTCTTCGGCATCGGCGCGGTCGTGGCGGCCGACCTGGTCGCCCGCGACCGGCGCGCCGCCGCCATCTCGATCATGTTCGCCGGGCTGACCGTCGCCAACGTGCTGGGCGTGCCGTTCGGCACCCTGCTCGGCCAGGCGGCGGGCTGGCGCTCCACCTTCTGGGCCATCACCGGCATCGGCGTGCTCGCGTTCATCGGCATCACGCTGCTGGTCCCGGCCCGGGTAGGGGTGCCCGACGACGCGGGGCCGAGCGGGCAGGCCGGTCCGGGCCTGCGCGGCGAGCTCGCGGCGTTTCGCGCACCGCAGGTGTGGCTGTCCATCGTCGTGACGGTGCTGGGCTTCGGCGGCATGTTCGGCGCGTTCACCTACATGGCGTTCACGCTCACCGAGGTCAGCGGGTTCGCGAGCTCGACGGTGCCGTGGCTGCTGATCCTGTTCGGGGCGGGCCTGTTCGCGGGCAACCTGGTGGGCGGCAAGGCCGCGGACAAGAACCTCGGGGCCACCCTGCTGACACTGCTGGTGCTGCTCACCGTGGTCCTGGCGGTCTTCGCGCTCACCGCGACCAGCCAGGTCGCGACCATGATCAGCCTGGTGCTGATGGGCGCCGTCGGCTTCGCGACCGTGCCGGGGCTGCAGATGCGGGTCATGCGGCACGCGTCGGCCGCGCCCACGCTCGCCTCCGGCGCGAACATCGCGGCCTTCAACCTGGGCAACGCGTTCGGCGCGTGGCTGGGCGGGCTGACGCTCGCCGCCGGGCTCGGGTACACGTCCCCGCTGTGGGCGGGCGCCGTCGTGACCCTGGCCGGACTGGTCGTCATGGTGGTGGCGACGCTGGCCCGAGGCGGGGAGCGGGCCGAGGCCCGGGCCGGGCGTCTGGACCCAGAGCAGCTGGCCGACGAAGTGCGCCCGGCGGTACCCGCCGGGCACCTCGTCGAGCAGTAG
- a CDS encoding aldo/keto reductase, with amino-acid sequence MSSPVETPTTAGTGTAATAIPAVALPNAARPGATMPQVGFGVFQVPDAETTRAVGHALEAGYRSVDTAAVYGNEAGVGRALAESGLAREDLFVTSKLWTDSMARGAVRPALERSLELLGLDALDLYLIHWPAPGRGQHVAAWEGLIEAREAGLVREIGVSNFQPAHLDAIIAATGVRPVVNQVELHPALQQRELGAHHAGLGIVTEAWSPLAQGAVLDAAPVTDAAGAHGVSAAQVVLRWHLQHGNVVIPKSVTPARIASNLDVLGFELTAQQVAAIDALDRDGRTGPHPDRFDG; translated from the coding sequence ATGTCATCCCCCGTCGAGACCCCCACCACCGCAGGCACCGGCACGGCAGCCACGGCGATCCCCGCCGTCGCGCTCCCGAACGCCGCCCGCCCGGGCGCGACCATGCCGCAGGTCGGGTTCGGCGTCTTCCAGGTGCCCGACGCCGAGACCACCCGCGCCGTCGGCCACGCGCTGGAGGCCGGGTACCGCAGCGTCGACACCGCGGCCGTCTACGGCAACGAGGCCGGCGTGGGCCGCGCCCTCGCGGAGTCCGGTCTGGCCCGCGAGGACCTGTTCGTCACGAGCAAGCTGTGGACCGACTCGATGGCGCGCGGCGCCGTCCGGCCCGCGCTGGAGCGCAGCCTGGAGCTGCTCGGCCTCGACGCCCTCGACCTGTACCTGATCCACTGGCCCGCACCCGGCCGCGGGCAGCACGTCGCCGCCTGGGAGGGCCTGATCGAGGCCCGCGAGGCCGGCCTGGTCCGCGAGATCGGCGTCTCGAACTTCCAGCCCGCGCACCTCGACGCGATCATCGCGGCGACCGGGGTGCGCCCCGTCGTCAACCAGGTGGAGCTGCACCCCGCCCTGCAGCAGCGCGAGCTGGGCGCCCACCACGCGGGCCTGGGCATCGTCACCGAGGCGTGGAGCCCGCTCGCGCAGGGCGCCGTGCTCGACGCCGCCCCCGTGACCGACGCCGCCGGCGCGCACGGCGTCTCCGCCGCCCAGGTGGTGCTGCGCTGGCACCTGCAGCACGGGAACGTCGTGATCCCCAAGTCGGTCACGCCCGCGCGCATCGCGTCGAACCTCGACGTGCTCGGGTTCGAGCTCACCGCGCAGCAGGTCGCCGCGATCGACGCCCTGGACCGGGACGGCCGCACCGGCCCGCACCCGGACCGCTTCGACGGCTGA